In Stomoxys calcitrans chromosome 2, idStoCalc2.1, whole genome shotgun sequence, the following proteins share a genomic window:
- the LOC106095777 gene encoding alkaline phosphatase, producing MFYTFSKYSIILIVVLLTSPIANGRVISQKPSEDHDHRMHPVFHFETLNRLQKRAMPILNFGSAKPEEEFSEYWNGVAQDLLMQQLNTKSQLNTNMAKNVIMFLGDGMSIPTITAGRVYLGGEEKQFSFEKFPYVGLSKTYCANSQVADSACTATAYLGGVKGNYGTLGVTAAIELDNCQAQNVTEHHVTSIAGWAQAQGMATGLITTTSVTHASPAGVYAHAANRFWENDAEILNGHQDPLTCTDIASQLIHGEVGSKLNVILGGGQEHFLPLSQQGKRLDGRNLMDEWLKIHGPKAKYVQTKDELQNLAKNTEHVLGLFASNHMPYHLDADPKEIPSLEEMVSQALDILEEQSQGRGYFLFVEGGRIDHAHHDTLALKALDETAEFDKAIHLARQKTSEEDTLIVVTSDHSHTMSVAGYSSRKNDIVGINNGQLGLDDLPYATLSYANGPGFDTNNLKANLGARRKNLKEINMKNKDYMFPATVPLESETHGGDDVGVFASGPFAHLFTGVYEQNLIPHAMAYASCLGSRRTACGDGLHKGRL from the exons ATGTTTTacacattttcaaaatattctataATTCTGATTGTGGTGTTACTAACATCACCAATAGCAAATGGTAGAG TTATTTCCCAAAAACCCAGCGAAGATCATGACCATCGCATGCATCCCGTATTTCATTTTGAGACGCTGAATCGCCTACAAAAGAGAGCTATGCCCATTTTGAATTTTGGATCTGCCAAACCCGAAGAAGAATTCTCAGAATATTGGAATGGTGTGGCTCAGGATCTGCTAATGCAGCAATTGAATACCAAATCCCAATTAAAcacaaatatggcaaaaaatgtCATAATGTTCTTGGGTGATGGAATGTCTATACCCACTATAACCGCTGGACGAGTCTATTTGGGTGGCGAGGAAAAGCAATTCTCTTTCGAGAAATTCCCCTATGTGGGCCTTAGTAAG ACTTACTGTGCCAATTCCCAAGTAGCTGATTCAGCCTGTACCGCCACTGCCTATCTGGGTGGAGTTAAAGGCAATTATGGCACCTTGGGTGTGACTGCCGCCATAGAACTGGATAACTGTCAAGCCCAAAATGTCACCGAGCATCATGTAACCTCCATAGCCGGCTGGGCTCAGGCTCAAGGCATGGCCACGGGCCTTATAACCACCACTTCGGTGACTCATGCCTCCCCCGCTGGTGTTTATGCTCATGCTGCCAATCGCTTCTGGGAAAATGATGCCGAAATTCTTAACGGCCATCAGGATCCATTGACTTGCACCGACATAGCTAGCCAACTGATACATGGCGAAGTGGGTTCTAAACTCAATGTTATCTTGGGTGGGGGCCAAGAACATTTTCTTCCCCTATCGCAACAAGGAAAACGTTTGGATGGTCGCAACCTCATGGATGAATGGCtaaaaatacatggtcccaagGCAAAATATGTACAAACAAAAGATGAACTGCAAAATCTTGCCAAAAACACAGAGCATGTGCTGGGTCTTTTTGCCTCCAATCATATGCCCTACCATTTGGATGCTGATCCCAAGGAAATACCTTCTTTGGAGGAGATGGTTTCACAAGCCCTGGATATTTTAGAAGAACAAAGTCAGGGCAGAGGTTACTTCCTTTTTGTCGAGGGTGGGCGCATAGATCATGCCCATCACGATACCTTGGCCCTTAAGGCTTTAGATGAAACCGCCGAATTTGATAAGGCCATACATTTGGCCCGCCAGAAAACCAGTGAAGAAGACACCCTGATAGTGGTGACCTCAGATCATTCTCATACCATGTCTGTGGCTGGTTACTCAAGTCGCAAAAATGATATAGTTGGCATAAACAATGGCCAATTGGGTTTGGACGATCTGCCCTATGCCACTTTGTCTTATGCTAATGGACCTGGCTTTGATACAAACAACCTTAAAGCAAATCTGGGGGCAAGAAGAAAAAATCTCAAAGAGATTAACATGAAAAACAAAGACTATATGTTCCCTGCCACGGTCCCGCTGGAATCGGAAACACATGGTGGTGACGATGTTGGTGTCTTCGCCAGTGGACCCTTTGCCCATCTCTTTACGGGGGTGTATGAGCAAAACCTAATACCACATGCTATGGCATATGCCTCGTGTTTGGGTTCCAGACGTACAGCCTGTGGAGATGGCTTGCATAAAGGAAGGCTCTGA